Within Pseudomonas alloputida, the genomic segment GCCAGCGACAAGAGCCTGACCGTGTTCCGCGACGTGGTATCGCCGCGCCCGTACACCATCGAAGTGATGCAGCAGATCCTCACGTTCGGCGACGAGCAGAACCCGGACCGTTTCCTCAGCGACCCGTCGCTGATCAACCTGCTGAAACAGGCAGGCTACAAGACCTTCTGGATCACCAACCAGCAGACCTTGACCAAGCGCAACACCATGCTCACCACCTTCTCGCAGCAAACAGACGCGCCGGTGTACCTGAACAACCAGCGCAACCAGAATGCCCGCCAGTACGATGACGTGGTGCTGGCGCCGTTCGAGAAAGCCCTGCAAGACCCTGCGCCCAACAAGTTCATCATCGTGCACCTGCTGGGCACGCACATGGACTACCGCTACCGCTACCCGGACGACTATGCGCACTTCAACGACAAGCAAGGTGTGCCAGCCAAGCTGACGGCGGACCAGGTAGAAACCTACAACTTCTATGACAACGCGGTGCGCTACAACGACTATGTGGTGTCGAGCCTGATCAAGCGTTATGCGGCAGGCAAACCCAATGGGTTCCTGATGTACCTGTCCGATCATGGTGAAGACGTGTACAGCTCCGGTGACCACGACCGCTTGGGGCGCAACGAAGGCGCACCGACCCGGCCGATGTACACCATCCCGTTCCTGCTGTGGACCTCGCCTAGCTGGCAGGCCGAGCACCCGCGTGACTTGCAGGCAATGGCCAACCGCCCCTACAGCAGTTCACACCTGATCCATACCCTGTCAGACCTGGCCGGGTTGAGCTATGACCGCTATGAACCGGCCAAGAGCCTGGTGAGCCCACAGTTCGTGGTAGCACCACGCTGGATCGGCGACCCATACCGCAAGAATGGCTTGCGCGAGTTCGACCACCTGCCGCTGGACAAGGCCGACGGGGTACAGGAAACAGCCAGCACCCGGCAGTAATCAGGCCAAGGTTCATGCAGGGCAGCTACCCTGCCGGGCACTCCCCCGCACCGCCTCGGCCAACTTGCGCAGGTTGGCCTGGTGCGCATTCACCAGGCTGGTGATGCTGTTGTCCGCAGCAGTCTGCACTGACGTACGGCAGGTCAGCTCGACCTGCCCTTGCTGCTTCAGGCGCCACACGGCCTCCAGCGAGGCGTAGCGCCCTGGTACCGTGTCGAAGCGTTGCACATCCACCCGCAGCGACGCCTTGCCACCGCCCGCCGGGCCGCCCAACAGGTCCTGCAGGGCGCTGCGGAATTCATCCACCAGGTTGGCGCCCCACCACTCCGTCTCCAGAATGGCCAGGCCGCTCTGCCCTTGCCGCACCACCAACTGTGGGCGGTCGACCTGGGGCGGCACAGCCACCCTGACCACCTGGATGCGTTGGCCGCTGTCACGCACCGGGTCGCTCGGTACCAACGTGTGGTAGTTGTTCGGCGTACTGCTGCAGCCCCCGAGCCACACCAGCAGGCTGGCCACACATGCATTGCGCAGTCGTTGCATCGGCTGTCTCCTCAGGGTTCAAGGTCTGCGGACCCGGCCGCTTTCGGCCGGCCACGAATCAGCGACTCGGGGTGGCGGCCCAGGTAATCGGCAAGGTCACGTAGCGAACGCGACATGCGCTCCAGCTCGTCCAGCGTTTCACCCATTCGCTCGCGCTGCGGCGAATCTTCGGAAATGGCCGAGTTGGCCGTACGCAGGGTCTTGTGTACCTCGTCCAGCGCCACTTTCACCTCCGGCAGCGTCTGGCCATTGAACTGCCTGAGGCTGGCGCGCAGCTCACGCAAGCTACCGTCCAGGTTACCGGCGATGCTTTCCAGCGGCAGCTTGGCAATGCGCTCCATCACCCGCTGCAGCTGTTCCTGCAACTGCTCAAGGCTGCCGGGCAGCGTCGGGATCATGATGGGGTCGGCAGCCATGTCGAAGGCCACCTTGGGGGCATCGGGGTAAAAGTCCAGCGAAATGAACATCTGCCCGGTGATCAGGTTGCCGCTACGCGCCTGGGCCCGCAGCCCATGTTCGACAAAGGTGCCAATCAGTTTCCGCGCCCCTTGCATATCGCCCTCGGTGTGCTTGAACACCGCCAGCATCTTGCGGTGCACCGGCCCTAGCCGCTGCGGGTATATCACCGCATCGACCACTACCGGGAAGCTCTGCCGCGTAGCATCGTAATCGAGCTGGATCGAGGTGACCCGGCCAAACTCCACACCCTTGAACTCCACTGGCGCGCCCACCGACAGGCCGCGCATGGCCTGGTCGAAGCGCAACTGCAGGTACTGCGCCTGGCCATGCGGAGGCGACAGCGCCATGTCGCGGTCGGCGAATAGCTGGAAGCGGGCCTGGTCGGCAGCAGGCTCGGCTTGCGCGGCGAAATCGGGCGAGCCGAAGGCCAGCCCGCCCACCAGAATCGACGACAGCGATTCGGTATCGACCTTCAGGCCATTGGCACCGATCTGCATGTCGATGCCACTGGCATTCCAGAAGCGCGTGTCAGCAGTGACGAACGTGTCGTAGGGCGCCTGCACGAACACGCCAATCTCTACCCCCTTGCCATCGTCCTGGAGGGCAAAGGACACCACCTCACCCACCGGGATCTTGCGGTAGTAGATCGAAGAGCCGATATCCAGCGAGCCGAGGTCGCTGGCGACAAGAACAAAGCGCTTGCCCTTTTCGTCATAGGTGATCGGCGGTGGCAGCTCCAGCCCGACAAAGGACTTTTCCGGCACCTTCGACTCGCCGGAATCAGCCCCGATGAAACTGCCCGAAAGCAGCGTGTCCACCCCGGAAACCCCGCCCACGCCGATGCGCGGTCGCACCACCCAGAAGCGCGCTCCCCGGGTAGCGAATGAACGGGCATCGTTGGAGAGCTGAACCTTGGCCACCACGCTCTTCTTGTCGTCGGCCAAGTCCACCGTGGTCACTTCGCCAATCACCACGCTGCGGTATTTTACCTGGGTCTTGTGCGCCACCAATCCCTCCCCGCTGTGGAAAGAAATGGTAATCACCGGCCCTTGCTGCATCCAGTTGCGCACCACCAGCGAAGCGCCGATGAGGATCGCCAGGATCGGCACGATCCATACCAGCGACACACTCCAACGTCGGGTGCGCACTTCAACCTGCCCAGGGCCCTCGCGCTTGTCAGTCTGTTGCCCCATCAATGCGGCCTCCCCTCGTTGGCATGGCTATCCCAGATCAGGCGTGGATCAAAGCTCATCGCAGAGAACATGGTCAGCACTACCACCATGCCAAAGAACAGAATGCCCACACGCGGCTCGATGGTGCCCAGCCCGCGCAGTTGCACCAGCGCAGCCACCAGCGCCACTACCATCACATCGAGCATGGACCAGTAGCCGATCAGCTCGACGAAGCGGTACAACTGCGAACGCTGCCGGCAGGCCCAGGAAGAACCACGCTGGGCAGTGAACAGCAGCAGGCCAAGGGAAAAGAACTTGATGGCGGGCACACCCACGCTGGCAATGAAAATGATCAGCGCGATGTCCCAGGCCCCGGCTTCCCAGAACTCCAGCACGCCACCGCCAATGGTGCTTTCTGTACCACTGCCGAGCATTTCGGTGTGCATCACCGGCAGCAGGTTGGCGGGGATGTAGAAAACCAGGGCTGCCAGCAGAAACGCCCAGCCACGGCTGATGGCATTGGCCTTGCGCCGGTGAATGACGGCGCCGCAACGGTTGCAGGTGTGCGCGCCACTGCGCGTGTCGCATGCCTGGCCACAGCCATGGCACAGACACAAGCCAAGGTCGTGCGCCTTGACCGGGGCAGTCATACCTGTTCCCACAAGTCGCGGATGTCCTTGCCGGCAATGTGGATGATCAACATGCTCAATGCGGCCAGGGCCAGCAGGCCGATACCGGGGATCACATCGAGCAGCCCCGCCAGCTTGATCACCGCCACCATCGCCCCCAGCAGACACACCTCCAGCATGCTCCAGGGCCGCAGGCTTTCCAGGCCACGCATGCACAGGGCAAAGCCGGGGGCACGCTGGCCGGCAAGGGCAAAACCCAACACCCAGCACAACAGGGCAATTTGCAGCAGCGGCGCAAAAATGATCGACAGCGCCATGACCAGAGCGATGAAGGTGATACTGCCGTGACTGAGGATCTGCACGGCGTCCCACAATGTGGCCGAGTGGGTCAGCCCCTGCATGCCGATGGTCATCACCGGGTAATAGTTGGCGAACACCAGCAGGACGCCGCCAGTCACACTCAATGCCAGCCGCTGCTCGATGGTCAGTGACCTGTGCCGGTACAGCACGCCGCCACAGCGCGGGCAAAGGGCTCGTTGATGTTTGAGCAGCGGTGCGCGGTGGTACACCGTGTCGCAATACTCACAGATGATCAGATCTTGCGTCTGGCTCATGGTTTGCCCGCAGGTAGCCTTGGATCAGGCCAAGAGGCCAATCGGAACGGCGTCTGATATCCGGTGTAGACCATCTGGGCAAAACTTCCATCACGACCTCAAAGGCGAACTATCCTGTGAGGCGGGCTTTCCGCCCGGTGGAGGTGTGCCATGCGTACGTTCACGTGGAGTTACCTGTTGATGCTGCTGTGCGCAGCATCGGCCGCCCAGGCGCAGTCGGTGGTGCCGCTCAAGGGCCAGAGCAGCCAGCAGATGCAACTGGATATCAACGATTGCAATACCGTCGCCACCAATGCCGCAAACGGCACGGCGACGTCCAGCGACCCCCATGTCGATGGCCGGGTTCGCGGTGCAGCTGCGGGTGCCGCCGCCGGTGCTGTAGGCGCGCAGGTGCGCGGCAACCAGCATGACGAGTTGTATGACCGGGTGGGTGACGATGCCAAGCAGCAATACCGGCAGAACCGTGCCGGCGAAGTGGCCGCCGCCGGGGCCGCGGTCGGTGGCATGCGCCAGCGTCAGGACCGGCGCCAGGACCGGCGCGACCAGGACGAGGCCAAAACCCAGGCCCATGCCAGTGCCTACAGCGGTTGCCTGCAAGGGCGCGGCTACCAGGTCAACCCCTGAGCAATCGCCACGCCATGCTACTCCTGCCGGGGTGGCATGGCGTGCTCACTTCAGGAACTTCGCCAGCTCTTCCCGACAAAACTCCACGAACAACTGCGCCGGTTTGGTCAGCTGGACTCGCTTCAACCACGCCGCAGCCAGCCCCGACAGCGCCACCGGCTCGGCAATGTCGAGCATTGCCAGGCGTTGGCCGTCATAGGTGTATTCCGAGTGCGGACGGGTTACCAGCAACGAAAAACCGAAACCCTGACCGACCATGCCGCGCACCATCTCGATCGACGGTGAACTGAAGACGATGTTCGGTGCCAGGCCCATCTCGTTGAACAAGCTGACAAAGTACGTGCGGCTAGGGGCCACGTCCAGCAGGATCATCGGCTCCGGGCACAGGTCGCGCAGCGAGACCTGGGCCTGGCTGGCAAAGCGGTGGTTCTCGGGTAGCAGCACATAGGGCTTCTGCGGCGGCATCAGCGGCTCGGCCTCGATAGTGCCATCCAGGTCGTGGTCATAGAGAAATGCCAGGTCGAATGTTCCAGCGGTCAGGCCCTGGATCAGGTCCTGCTGCTCACCGTCGCGCAGGCGAATGTCAACACCCGGGTAGCGCTGACGAAAACCGGCGATCAGGCGCGGCAGGTACAGTGGCGCCACGGTTTCGAAACAGCCAATGTCGATTTGCCCGGCGACGGTATCGTTGTCGGCCAGGGCGTTCTGTTCGAACTCATGGGCCATCTGCAGCAGCGACTTGGTCTTGGCGTAGAAGCGTTTGCCGCTGGGCGTCAATGACACACCCTGGGCGTGGTGGCGGATGAACAGCTGCACACCGAAACTTTCCTCCAGGCTCTTGATGGCCGTGGAGATGGACGGCTGGGCGATGTACAGCTGGCGTGACGCTTCGGCCACACTGCCCGCTTCCACGGTGGTGACGAAGTACTTCAGTTGTCGCAAGGTATAGGCAGCCACAGGGTACCTCTCTGACGCGGGTCTTGGCAGGCTGGGATCACGGCCCACACTTTACCCTTGGCTGCCGCTCTGCGGGGGCTGAGCGCTGAAGGATTTACCTATGCATTGAACAGGTTTTTTGTAGGGTCTGCCAGTACCTCGTCTCACAGGCCTGCGCAAACCGGCGCCGCACCACGCTTGCACCTGTAACGGGCCCCCGTGGCACTGCAACCACTGGTCAAAAACGCCCGAACGTCTTTACTGATAGTCATCGGCCCCAGGTAAACGGTGTGCGCTTATGAAGATCGTGGTCACCAGCATCCTCGTCGACGACCAGGCCAAGGCCCTGGCTTTCTACCACTACGTACTCGGTTTCGAGCCCAGGCACGACATCCCCATGGGCCGGCACCGCTGGTTGACCCTGACTTCGCCCAACGACCCCAATGGCGTCGAACTGCTGCTGGAACCTGACGCGCACCCGGCGGCCAAGGTGTACAAGGCCGCGCTCAAGCAGGATGGCATCCCCGCCACCTCGTTCGGCGTGCGCGATATCCAGGCCGAATACACCCGGCTATGTGCAGCCGGTGTGCAGTTCATCCGGCCACCAACCCCAATGGGGCCGGTTACCGTGGCGGTGTTCGATGACACGTGCGGCAACTTGATCCAGATTGCCCAGAAGCACTAGCCGGTTGCCCTTACCCCAATGCGCACCCACAAGGAAAAAAGATGCGCCACGAATTCAGCGAAGTGCTCAACGACCTGGTCGACTACTTTCTGCTCGGCGATATCCAGTTGCTCGAGCGCTTCAAGCAAGACCATCAACTGCCCGACGACCTGGCCGGTGCGTTCACCCACGGTGACAGCGGCGACCAGGCGGTGCGCGAAGGCATCGTGCTGCCGCTGGCCGGTGTCGACAACCTGCCCTACCGCATCCTGTTCACCCTCGATAACCACACCCCGGCCCTGCGCGAGGCCGGCAGCCGCCTGAAGCACCGGCGCAATGGCTATGTACTGCGGGTCGAGCACGGTGCGCTGATGCTGTACACCTGGCGCATCCTGCAGCACTTCACGCCCAAGACCCTGGGTGACCTGATGGCGCGTTACCAGGTGCCAGGGCGGCCGATCATCGAACTGGACAATGGCTGGTACGACGTGGAGGTGCTGGCGGGGGCACTGGTGCGCGACGGGTTGTACGAGCCGGCATTCGAGTTCGTGCTGAAGAAGCGCTGGAGCCGGGGTGAGGCGACAGCTGTGGATACCGGGTATGCATTCGGGCTTCGTGGCTACTTCGACTGATTGATCGCCTGTGCCGGCCTCTTCGCGGGTGAACCCGCTCCTACAAAGCTTTCGAGGCCTGTGTTGATCCTTTCGCGGGTGAACCCGTTCCTACAGCAGTACCTGTAGGAGATCACCCAGCCCTTCCGGGCTGCGCTGTCGCGCAGCAAACATGAGGTGTACGGCTTCAGTTCCGCAGCGACGCTGACATTTTGAAAAAGAAAAGGCGGTTGGCCCGGTAGGGCCAGCCGCCTTTTGCTTTGTTAGGGTTCGTGTGCGCGGGACAGAGATCGTAGCCAGCACTGGTGTGTGTCTGCACACCCGCGTAGGAGAGTGATCCGCACGGTATCGGCGTGAAGTCCCTGTAGGCATCAGCTGATTCAGCTGTGACCACGTATGAGAGAGTGAACCCTTTCGCCACCGTGTGCCCCGCGCGCCCTTTATCCTGCGAGGATTCATCATGGCGCGCAAGCCTTCCAAGCAACGCTTTACCGTCGTCCATCCCGATTGCGCGGCGATCGATGTCGGTGGTCGAGAGCATTTCGTGGCGGTCGATCCCCGGCACGAAAATCCCGTCCAGTCGTTCACGTCCTTTACTGACGACCTGCTCAAGATGGCTAACTGGCTTGAAAGCCTGGGGATCAAGGTCGTTGCCATGGAATCCACGGGGGTTTATTGGATTCCAATTTACGAGATTCTCAGCGAGCGCGGTTTTGACGTTTATCTCGTCAATGCCAGAGCAACTCGGCAAATCACGGGCCGTAAATCAGATGTGCTGGATTGCCAGTGGATCTGGCAGCTGATGACTCATGGACTGCTCAGAGGCGCATTCCGCCCCGATGATCTGACCTGCTGCGTCCGGTCATTGGTCAGGCAGCGTGCTTCCAAAGTGAAAGACCAGGCGCAGACGCTGAACCGGATGCAAAAGGCCATGAGCCAAATGAACATCCAGCTGGCCAATGTCATCAGTGATATTTCCGGTGTAACTGGCATGAAGATTTTGCGGGCCATCTGCGCAGGTGAACGGGACCCAGTGCAACTGGCTGAACTAACCGACCGCCGCATCAAGGCAGGCAAGGAGGCTGTCGCTCGGAGTCTTCATGGCAATTGGCGGCGCGAGCATTTGCATGCGCTAACTCAGGAATTGGCTGCCTATGACTTCCTGGAGCAGCAAATTGCAGATTGTGACGACGCCATAAAAGCCGCGTTAGAGCAGTTGCCGGTGCTGCAAAACAAGCCAGAGCCATCCAAGAAGCCTTTACGGAGCCCACACCGAAACGGCGCCCAACAGACTGTATTGCATCAGACTTTGTGGAAAGTTCTTGGCGTGGACCTAACCGCAATTCCAACCATTGGGGTGGACACTGCATTAGTGCTGGCAGGGGAGATCGGTACAGATCTATCACGCTTCCCGTCCTCACAGCACTTCTGCTCTTGGTTGGGACTGGCTCCCCCTACCCGAATTTCCGGCGGTCATCGACTGGCAGGTGGTGGGCCCAAAATAGTCAATCGAGCAGCGCAAGCACTCAAGCAGGCTGCATCCAATGCCCGTAACGACAAGGGTTTCATTGGCGCATCGCACCGAGCCAGACTGACTCGAATGGATACCAGCTGCGCCATCAAAGCCACTGCGCATCAGTTGGCACGTCTGGTGTACAACCTGTTAACCAAGAAGCAGGCTTATGTTGAACAAGGTCTTGAGGAGTTCGAAGCCAGAAGCCAAGACCGGCAGGTCCGGGCTTTGCTTCGCAAAGCCCGGAAACTGGGGTATCAACTGGTGGCCGCTTGAGTGCTTAGAAAACAATGGGTTGCATTTTGTTTGATGAGAGATCACCCAGCCCTTCCGGGCTGCGCTGTCGCACAGCAAACAGGATGCGCATGACGTCAGATCTGCACTGACATCGAGATCTAGAAAAGCATTCGCCGACTGATCCGGGTAGGTCAGCCGCCGAATACTTTGCTATGGTTCCCAATGCGCGGGAAAGAGGCCGTAGACCGCACTGGTGTGCTGCTTTGCTCCCGAATGAGAGAGTGGCCCAAATGGCATCGGCGTTAATCCCTGTCGGCACAGCTTGCTGTGACCACGTATAGAAGAGTGAACACTTCGCCGCCATTGACCCCGCGCGCCTGTTTTTTTCGCTAGAAAGAACAGTGGGTTATCTTTTGTTTGATAGAAGCGGGTTCACCCGCGAAGGGGCCGGCACAGGCAAACTCGACCTTCAGGTGTGAGTGATATCCCGATCTTTGGTCTCAGGCAGGAAGAAGATCCCCAGCACCGCTGTCATCACGGCAATCACGATCGGGTACCACAAGCCGTAATAGATATCCCCGGTCGCTGCCACCATGGCAAACGCCACGGTCGGCAGGAAGCCACCGAACCAGCCATTCCCGATGTGGTAAGGCAGCGACATCGAGGTGTAGCGGATGCGCGCCGGGAACAGCTCCACCAGCCAGGCGGCAATCGGCCCGTAGACCATGGTCACGTAGATCACCAGAATGGTCAGCAGCAACAGCACCATCGGGTAGTGGATCTTCGCCTGGTCGGCCTTTTCCGGGTAGCCCGCCTCTTTCAATGCACCACTCAGGGTTGCGGTAAACGCTTCGCTTTGTACCTTGAAGTCGGCCGCCGCCAGGCTGCTGCCATCAAAGCTCGGCAATACCCGTTCGCCAATGCGGATCTGTGCCACGCTGCCGGGTTCCGCCGCTTCATTGGTATACGGGATGGCGCGCTTGGCCAGCAGGCTTTTGGCAATGTCGCAGGAGCTGGTGAATTTGGCCTTGCCCACCGGGTCGAACTGGAATGCACATTGGCCCGGGTCGGCCACCACCACAACCGGGTTCTGCTCCTGGGCAACGAATACATCCGGGTTGCCGTACTCGGTCAGTGCCTTGAAGATCGGGAAGTAGGTCAGCGCGGCGATGATGCAGCCGGCCATGATGATTTTCTTGCGGCCAATCCGGTCGGACAGGCTGCCGAAGAAAATGAAGAATGGTGTGCCGATCAACAGTGAACCGGCAATCAGCAGGTTGGCGGTCTGCGCCTCGATC encodes:
- a CDS encoding paraquat-inducible protein A → MSQTQDLIICEYCDTVYHRAPLLKHQRALCPRCGGVLYRHRSLTIEQRLALSVTGGVLLVFANYYPVMTIGMQGLTHSATLWDAVQILSHGSITFIALVMALSIIFAPLLQIALLCWVLGFALAGQRAPGFALCMRGLESLRPWSMLEVCLLGAMVAVIKLAGLLDVIPGIGLLALAALSMLIIHIAGKDIRDLWEQV
- a CDS encoding PqiC family protein, which codes for MQRLRNACVASLLVWLGGCSSTPNNYHTLVPSDPVRDSGQRIQVVRVAVPPQVDRPQLVVRQGQSGLAILETEWWGANLVDEFRSALQDLLGGPAGGGKASLRVDVQRFDTVPGRYASLEAVWRLKQQGQVELTCRTSVQTAADNSITSLVNAHQANLRKLAEAVRGSARQGSCPA
- a CDS encoding LysR family transcriptional regulator, with product MAAYTLRQLKYFVTTVEAGSVAEASRQLYIAQPSISTAIKSLEESFGVQLFIRHHAQGVSLTPSGKRFYAKTKSLLQMAHEFEQNALADNDTVAGQIDIGCFETVAPLYLPRLIAGFRQRYPGVDIRLRDGEQQDLIQGLTAGTFDLAFLYDHDLDGTIEAEPLMPPQKPYVLLPENHRFASQAQVSLRDLCPEPMILLDVAPSRTYFVSLFNEMGLAPNIVFSSPSIEMVRGMVGQGFGFSLLVTRPHSEYTYDGQRLAMLDIAEPVALSGLAAAWLKRVQLTKPAQLFVEFCREELAKFLK
- a CDS encoding paraquat-inducible protein A yields the protein MTAPVKAHDLGLCLCHGCGQACDTRSGAHTCNRCGAVIHRRKANAISRGWAFLLAALVFYIPANLLPVMHTEMLGSGTESTIGGGVLEFWEAGAWDIALIIFIASVGVPAIKFFSLGLLLFTAQRGSSWACRQRSQLYRFVELIGYWSMLDVMVVALVAALVQLRGLGTIEPRVGILFFGMVVVLTMFSAMSFDPRLIWDSHANEGRPH
- a CDS encoding VOC family protein, giving the protein MKIVVTSILVDDQAKALAFYHYVLGFEPRHDIPMGRHRWLTLTSPNDPNGVELLLEPDAHPAAKVYKAALKQDGIPATSFGVRDIQAEYTRLCAAGVQFIRPPTPMGPVTVAVFDDTCGNLIQIAQKH
- a CDS encoding IS110-like element ISPpu9 family transposase, which translates into the protein MARKPSKQRFTVVHPDCAAIDVGGREHFVAVDPRHENPVQSFTSFTDDLLKMANWLESLGIKVVAMESTGVYWIPIYEILSERGFDVYLVNARATRQITGRKSDVLDCQWIWQLMTHGLLRGAFRPDDLTCCVRSLVRQRASKVKDQAQTLNRMQKAMSQMNIQLANVISDISGVTGMKILRAICAGERDPVQLAELTDRRIKAGKEAVARSLHGNWRREHLHALTQELAAYDFLEQQIADCDDAIKAALEQLPVLQNKPEPSKKPLRSPHRNGAQQTVLHQTLWKVLGVDLTAIPTIGVDTALVLAGEIGTDLSRFPSSQHFCSWLGLAPPTRISGGHRLAGGGPKIVNRAAQALKQAASNARNDKGFIGASHRARLTRMDTSCAIKATAHQLARLVYNLLTKKQAYVEQGLEEFEARSQDRQVRALLRKARKLGYQLVAA
- a CDS encoding intermembrane transport protein PqiB, which encodes MGQQTDKREGPGQVEVRTRRWSVSLVWIVPILAILIGASLVVRNWMQQGPVITISFHSGEGLVAHKTQVKYRSVVIGEVTTVDLADDKKSVVAKVQLSNDARSFATRGARFWVVRPRIGVGGVSGVDTLLSGSFIGADSGESKVPEKSFVGLELPPPITYDEKGKRFVLVASDLGSLDIGSSIYYRKIPVGEVVSFALQDDGKGVEIGVFVQAPYDTFVTADTRFWNASGIDMQIGANGLKVDTESLSSILVGGLAFGSPDFAAQAEPAADQARFQLFADRDMALSPPHGQAQYLQLRFDQAMRGLSVGAPVEFKGVEFGRVTSIQLDYDATRQSFPVVVDAVIYPQRLGPVHRKMLAVFKHTEGDMQGARKLIGTFVEHGLRAQARSGNLITGQMFISLDFYPDAPKVAFDMAADPIMIPTLPGSLEQLQEQLQRVMERIAKLPLESIAGNLDGSLRELRASLRQFNGQTLPEVKVALDEVHKTLRTANSAISEDSPQRERMGETLDELERMSRSLRDLADYLGRHPESLIRGRPKAAGSADLEP
- a CDS encoding phosphoethanolamine transferase CptA, translating into MSHTTSPAAHKRVDWAGLGWLLLFFWYFSGVTQALLLFSGTTGFAGFRDALFLSSLWLAPVLLLPRFTRATAAIIGLVLWAASLVGLSYFGIYRQEFSQSVIFVMFESNTAEAGEYFSQYFSVGLGLALVLYTLVAVLLWRRVRPVSLPLRSRLPVVVLLLVANLVVPFYKQMVTQERNFADALEKVQQRMEPAVPWQLLVGYQQYRQQLDNMQKLLAQNAALPPLQNLRDSSGTAPRTLVLVLGESTTREHMHLYGYDRDTTPNLDALAASDKSLTVFRDVVSPRPYTIEVMQQILTFGDEQNPDRFLSDPSLINLLKQAGYKTFWITNQQTLTKRNTMLTTFSQQTDAPVYLNNQRNQNARQYDDVVLAPFEKALQDPAPNKFIIVHLLGTHMDYRYRYPDDYAHFNDKQGVPAKLTADQVETYNFYDNAVRYNDYVVSSLIKRYAAGKPNGFLMYLSDHGEDVYSSGDHDRLGRNEGAPTRPMYTIPFLLWTSPSWQAEHPRDLQAMANRPYSSSHLIHTLSDLAGLSYDRYEPAKSLVSPQFVVAPRWIGDPYRKNGLREFDHLPLDKADGVQETASTRQ
- a CDS encoding YMGG-like glycine zipper-containing protein, which produces MRTFTWSYLLMLLCAASAAQAQSVVPLKGQSSQQMQLDINDCNTVATNAANGTATSSDPHVDGRVRGAAAGAAAGAVGAQVRGNQHDELYDRVGDDAKQQYRQNRAGEVAAAGAAVGGMRQRQDRRQDRRDQDEAKTQAHASAYSGCLQGRGYQVNP